A single window of Vigna radiata var. radiata cultivar VC1973A chromosome 4, Vradiata_ver6, whole genome shotgun sequence DNA harbors:
- the LOC106759431 gene encoding probable mitochondrial-processing peptidase subunit beta, mitochondrial isoform X2 has product MSLNRLLSAARRSDRRASALSSFRSLSASPALAPSAASPPAPPPPTAMIYDRAAEAIKSKLRQLENPDPRFLKHGNPRPALSDHTRILAAPETRVTTLPNGLRVATESSLAARTATVGVWIDAGSRFETEETNGTAHFLEHMIFKGTERRNARELEEEIENMGGHLNAYTSREQTTYYAKVTDSDVPQALDILADILQNSRFEENRISRERDVILREMEEVEGQTEEVIFDHLHATAFQYTPLGRTILGPAQNIKTITKAHLQSYIQTHYTAPRMVIAASGAVKHEDIVEQVKKLFTKLSTDATTTAQLVAKEPAIFTGSEVRMLDDDIPLAQFAVAFEGASWKDPDSIALMVMQAMLGSWNKTAGGGKHMGSELAQRVGINEVAESIMAFNTNYKDTGLFGVYAVAKPDCLDDLSYAIMQETTKLVYRVSEDDVTRACNQLKSSLLLHIDGTSPVAEDIGRQLLTYGRRIPFAELFARIDAVDASTIKRVANRFIYDKVIIETYWSYSAFARLQLVQTQNLLEQILVLVLFLVVFCFISTSSGRFDIMFCSNL; this is encoded by the exons ATGTCCCTCAACCGCCTGCTCTCCGCGGCCCGCCGCTCCGACCGGCGGGCCTCCGCACTCTCCTCCTTCCGATCTCTCTCCGCCTCCCCCGCTCTCGCCCCCTCCGCCGCCTCCCCTCCCGCACCTCCGCCCCCCACCGCCATGATCTACGACCGCGCTGCCGAGGCCATCAAGTCCAAGCTCCGCCAGCTCGAGAACCCGGACCCCCGCTTCCTCAAACACGGCAACCCCCGCCCCGCGCTTTCAGACCACACTCGCATCCTCGCTGCCCCTGAGACGCGCGTTACCACGCTCCCTAATGGCCTCCGAGTCGCCACCGAATCCTCCCTCGCCGCCCGAACCGCCACCGTCGGCGTGTGGATCGACGCCGGCTCGCGCTTCGAGACCGAGGAGACCAACGGCACCGCGCACTTCCTGGAGCACATGATCTTCAAGGGCACAGAGCGCCGCAACGCGCGTGAGCTTGAGGAAGAGATCGAAAACATGGGAGGGCATCTCAACGCGTACACCTCACGCGAACAGACCACATATTACGCTAAGGTTACCGATAGCGATGTCCCCCAAGCCCTCGACATCCTCGCCGACATTCTTCAGAATTCTCGATTTGAGGAAAATCGCATCAGCCGCGAACGTGATGTTATTCTCCGTGAAATGGAGGAG GTTGAGGGTCAAACTGAGGAAGTGATCTTTGACCACCTACACGCAACTGCGTTCCAATACACTCCTCTTGGAAGGACCATTCTTGGACCTGCTCAGAACATTAAGACAATCACCAAAGCTCATCTGCAGAGCTACATTCAGACACATTACACGGCTCCTAGGATG GTGATAGCTGCATCTGGAGCTGTAAAACATGAGGATATTGTTGAGCAAGTGAAAAAGTTGTTTACTAAGCTGTCGACAGATGCCACTACCACGGCTCAATTAGTTGCTAAAGAGCCAGCTATTTTTACTGGTTCCGAG GTTAGAATGCTTGATGATGATATTCCCCTTGCACAATTTGCGGTGGCTTTTGAGGGGGCATCGTGGAAGGACCCAGACTCAATTGCTCTTATGGTCATGCAAGCTATGTTGGGCTCTTGGAATAAGACTGCAGGAGGTGGTAAACACATGGG TTCTGAGTTAGCTCAACGGGTTGGTATTAATGAAGTTGCAGAGAGCATTATGGCTTTCAATACCAATTACAAGGACACAGGTCTTTTTGGTGTTTATGCCGTTGCTAAG CCtgattgcttggatgatttgtCATATGCAATAATGCAAGAGACAACCAAGTTGGTTTATCGTGTTTCAGAAGATGATGTTACACGTGCTTGTAATCAG TTGAAATCTTCATTGCTACTACACATTGATGGAACAAGTCCAGTGGCTGAAGATATTGGCCGTCAG CTCCTTACCTATGGTAGGAGAATCCCGTTTGCTGAATTGTTTGCTAGAATTGATGCGGTTGATGCCAGTACAATTAAACGGGTTGCAAACAGGTTTATTTATGACAAGGTAATAATTGAAACATATT GGTCCTATTCAGCGTTTGCCCGACTACAACTGGTTCAGACGCAGAACCTACTGGAACAGATAttagttttagttctttttttggttgttttttgCTTCATCTCAACTTCATCGGGGAGGTTCGACATAATGTTTTGTTCAAATTTATGA
- the LOC106759431 gene encoding probable mitochondrial-processing peptidase subunit beta, mitochondrial isoform X1, translating to MSLNRLLSAARRSDRRASALSSFRSLSASPALAPSAASPPAPPPPTAMIYDRAAEAIKSKLRQLENPDPRFLKHGNPRPALSDHTRILAAPETRVTTLPNGLRVATESSLAARTATVGVWIDAGSRFETEETNGTAHFLEHMIFKGTERRNARELEEEIENMGGHLNAYTSREQTTYYAKVTDSDVPQALDILADILQNSRFEENRISRERDVILREMEEVEGQTEEVIFDHLHATAFQYTPLGRTILGPAQNIKTITKAHLQSYIQTHYTAPRMVIAASGAVKHEDIVEQVKKLFTKLSTDATTTAQLVAKEPAIFTGSEVRMLDDDIPLAQFAVAFEGASWKDPDSIALMVMQAMLGSWNKTAGGGKHMGSELAQRVGINEVAESIMAFNTNYKDTGLFGVYAVAKPDCLDDLSYAIMQETTKLVYRVSEDDVTRACNQLKSSLLLHIDGTSPVAEDIGRQLLTYGRRIPFAELFARIDAVDASTIKRVANRFIYDKDVAIAAMGPIQRLPDYNWFRRRTYWNRY from the exons ATGTCCCTCAACCGCCTGCTCTCCGCGGCCCGCCGCTCCGACCGGCGGGCCTCCGCACTCTCCTCCTTCCGATCTCTCTCCGCCTCCCCCGCTCTCGCCCCCTCCGCCGCCTCCCCTCCCGCACCTCCGCCCCCCACCGCCATGATCTACGACCGCGCTGCCGAGGCCATCAAGTCCAAGCTCCGCCAGCTCGAGAACCCGGACCCCCGCTTCCTCAAACACGGCAACCCCCGCCCCGCGCTTTCAGACCACACTCGCATCCTCGCTGCCCCTGAGACGCGCGTTACCACGCTCCCTAATGGCCTCCGAGTCGCCACCGAATCCTCCCTCGCCGCCCGAACCGCCACCGTCGGCGTGTGGATCGACGCCGGCTCGCGCTTCGAGACCGAGGAGACCAACGGCACCGCGCACTTCCTGGAGCACATGATCTTCAAGGGCACAGAGCGCCGCAACGCGCGTGAGCTTGAGGAAGAGATCGAAAACATGGGAGGGCATCTCAACGCGTACACCTCACGCGAACAGACCACATATTACGCTAAGGTTACCGATAGCGATGTCCCCCAAGCCCTCGACATCCTCGCCGACATTCTTCAGAATTCTCGATTTGAGGAAAATCGCATCAGCCGCGAACGTGATGTTATTCTCCGTGAAATGGAGGAG GTTGAGGGTCAAACTGAGGAAGTGATCTTTGACCACCTACACGCAACTGCGTTCCAATACACTCCTCTTGGAAGGACCATTCTTGGACCTGCTCAGAACATTAAGACAATCACCAAAGCTCATCTGCAGAGCTACATTCAGACACATTACACGGCTCCTAGGATG GTGATAGCTGCATCTGGAGCTGTAAAACATGAGGATATTGTTGAGCAAGTGAAAAAGTTGTTTACTAAGCTGTCGACAGATGCCACTACCACGGCTCAATTAGTTGCTAAAGAGCCAGCTATTTTTACTGGTTCCGAG GTTAGAATGCTTGATGATGATATTCCCCTTGCACAATTTGCGGTGGCTTTTGAGGGGGCATCGTGGAAGGACCCAGACTCAATTGCTCTTATGGTCATGCAAGCTATGTTGGGCTCTTGGAATAAGACTGCAGGAGGTGGTAAACACATGGG TTCTGAGTTAGCTCAACGGGTTGGTATTAATGAAGTTGCAGAGAGCATTATGGCTTTCAATACCAATTACAAGGACACAGGTCTTTTTGGTGTTTATGCCGTTGCTAAG CCtgattgcttggatgatttgtCATATGCAATAATGCAAGAGACAACCAAGTTGGTTTATCGTGTTTCAGAAGATGATGTTACACGTGCTTGTAATCAG TTGAAATCTTCATTGCTACTACACATTGATGGAACAAGTCCAGTGGCTGAAGATATTGGCCGTCAG CTCCTTACCTATGGTAGGAGAATCCCGTTTGCTGAATTGTTTGCTAGAATTGATGCGGTTGATGCCAGTACAATTAAACGGGTTGCAAACAGGTTTATTTATGACAAG GATGTAGCTATTGCTGCCATGGGTCCTATTCAGCGTTTGCCCGACTACAACTGGTTCAGACGCAGAACCTACTGGAACAGATAttag